Within the Scleropages formosus chromosome 8, fSclFor1.1, whole genome shotgun sequence genome, the region tttaaaatcaaaatgtgaCCGTTATTGTGCAAAAACCACGGTCTTTTCCTGTCAACAGTTCTAtacattccattttattttatttgttttgaatcAATAATTATGTTTTCCACAAGGCTTGCCTTGTTCTAGAATTTGGACTTCTGTAGATTTTGACCCAGCAAGAACTGCCAATATGCttgttgttgttaaaaaaaaaaaagaacaacaaaaggAAGAGGCAAAAAGTGCtaaaaaatgacaggaaaaatTTATGCTGGTATGTATTTTTAacgttttaactttttttttttttttttttttttaacaagaaacGTGATTATCagcaataaatgtaacataaaaacCTACAaatggtattttaaaataaatgcagcatGGGTCACCTTAATAATTACAATGACTTAACGGTAATAAACCTAAACCAATACTAATATTGTGTTTCATATAATGTTAGTACAGTATACGGTAGATAGTATGGTTCAATACATAGAGACAATTATTACTGCAAAGATAAAACatctaaatgtatatttttaaaagtaatttgtaTACCACAAGGCTACAATATATTCTATATTTCAGTTACACTGTATTCTATACCTTCAGTGTATTCTATATTTAGAATACATTGTTTACATTACTGTTAATACATTTAACCATATAAACAACATGGACTTATAACAGATGcactgaaaaatacaacataaaaaccTCTGAGAAGATTAATACATCCTTAAAATGAATATGCTTTCCTTTGCAGCCACACAAAAGTTATCGTGTAGTTCATTATGAGTTGAAAGACTTCTGTCTGGAATCTGATGGTATGTTTGAAGTTATGCTTTGCATTAATAGTAGCTGTCAGGGCCATGCTTGCATGTGGCTGGTGTGTGTCATAGGTCTGGCCTGTGCAGCAAGTGCTGTGATGGTGCCTACTCCACTTTAGGAGTCCTTCGTGTTTTCTCTCCCACTGTCTAGTTGCTGGAGTTCAGTCATCTGCTAGATCATTGGGGGCCTGTGGGAAGTGAGAGCAGCAGAGATGACACAGCGAAACTGCAAAAGATCAATGGTTGTCAGCACCACATGAGCAAATAAATTCATTGCATCTTTTTCAGAGCTCTGCTTCTCTGCTTATTCAATATAGCAATGCTATGACACTTCTAAATACAAAactcatttaaacaaaaaatccaTCTGCTTATTTTTAGTAATCACTTGTGAATTCTGGGTTACAATGTGAACAAAGTGTACCTTAAAACCCCAATGATTCCATGAAattgatttgtatttttttgttggcAGTACAAGGCGTTTGAAATGAGTCTTTACAGAGAATACAAAATATCTAGGACCAATAAACAAAGAAACCAGACTCTATCCTATAATTTCTAAGAACAGAAGCTATGACAGCACTCTGCACCTGTTGCTTGGTGGATCCTCCTTTTTGGTGTGCTCTAAAGAAGACATCTCTCTCCCGTCACCTGCAGGGTGATGCCATGATATAGCTCAGACTTATCAGGGGAATCACAGTCAAATATTCACAGTAATACTCCCTGCAAGGTTTGTGTCAGCTGAGTTTTGGTGTTTTTAAAGGTAGCTGAGGAATAGAACACAttaacacatttctgttttaaatgagGGTGACTGCGATACGTTTGGTGACCTAGACTGATTGCCTTGTCTACACATAGTTTCTGACCCAGACTGAGAAGTGCTCTAGTCTCAGCATAGAGCCGTCTCATCTCATTGGGTTTGACCCACAAAAGGCACTGTTTGGGTTTCTTtcacaaagttaaaaaaaaaaagcatagccTGCATACTATGTTTTTGTATGGATCTTATGAGAAATGTAGTACTGACATAGACTGGGCTTGGACTGGATCAGGTGTTCCAACAAAATTCTTAGCTCCTTCATGTCCTCCTTCAGTACACTCAGGTCTTGGTTCTGCAGGATCTGGTCCCTCTGCAAGTTCTGTAAAATCTTAAGATATTCCTCCTTCTCCTGGGCTGATGTCCTTGTCACCcaaaagagagggagaagaaaaattCTTACTGCTGGATTTTAAATCAATACCTACTGAGACCAAGTCATTACCTACCCTGCACTTCTGCTCCCTTCATCCAGCTTAACTGCATCTGGTGGGTACATCTCCTTGTTAATCTCTAGGAAGTTATCCAAAGTTTCCTGTAAAAACAAGTTTCACTGATGATGTCTGAGATACACACACTTGCATACCTTCACATGTGTATATGATGAGGTGTATGTCAGGCCCATCTACCTTGATCTCTAGTGTAATATTCTTCATCTTGGCATATTGATCTGGATTGGTGACAAAGTCTTCATCATAGAACTCCCCtagaggggcgcagtggcgaTGGAGGTACTGGTTATCACAGAGTCTGCGGAGGTGGGGCATAGACTCCTCCACCTGCAGGATGATGGATGCTTGCTGCATCACTGCATTGGCTAGTGCATTTTCATAAACCCTGAGAGAGAaggacagatacacacacacacacaaaacctgataaacacacagtgacagagacaTATAGTGCTTACATTCCAGGAGTGAGAgaggcccacacacacacaaacacaaatgttcATATGGATTAAACACAAGGTATTCAGTGTATACATCTTCAGCAAAAGAAGCATAAACTGTGACACACATCCACAAGAAAATAACACAATCTTGAGGTATGCATTCACTAATTTACACAAAGCCTTTTACAGACTAAACAAATTGACAGGGATACGCAGTAAATATACTCTGACAGAGCAGACCAATAAACACAATGTGAGACAAACATATAGATATAGCAATCACAAACTCTTAGAGAACGCAAATACTGAAACACGCATGTTCCGTGGGaaacagaagacacacacatacagaaacacatAAAGCTACCTTTGAAAGGTGTCTGAGAGAAGGGCGATCAGCAGATTTACACAGAGGATGGCTGATAGGCCCAGAAAGGTCCCACACAGGAGATAGGCCATGATAGGGTCTATGCTCAGCATGGCATCAAACTCGTACTCATCCACAAGCGTGATGCGGTACAGGCTATACAGGAGCTGGGGGACAGTTTGCATGCTGGGCACAGCTTCCATGCCTGAAGAAGGTGTAGGTGGCAGCGGTAGACACAGACAGATTTACTGGCACCGGGACTATGCAGATTCTACGCTAAGATGCCCTGTGTCATCAGTGTGAAATTAGAAGATGCAAAGTGAGAGACACAGTTATCCAGATGATATCCCTCCTACCTCCAAATATGATCCAGAAAGCACATGCGTAAGGAATGAAGATTTCAATGTACAGGAACAGGAAGCGAAGGACATCCCCTACAATCTTGCCAAGCATGACAATGAAGGGGCCCATCACCCTAATCGCACAACATAGCACTGGATATTACTACACTGTAATAAACCATCACACAGGTGTACACAAtcacacaacacaaaaacaatacacagTGCACCAAACATAATACAAAGTATTTACTCCCTGTTTCTGAAGAATGTTTCCCCTTCACTGATGAACGTTATGACATCTCATGTTAACAAGCCAGTGGAATTTAATTACACACTGTTAACAGGGTGATGCAAACCCTATGAGTATATGGTAAATGTATACTTTTGGATTCTACCCTGCATTGTCAACAATACCTATGTACACTTTCAATAAGCCATCATAGTTACCTAAAAGCCCTGACGTGTTTCATCAGCCGCAGCCAGAGGAAGATGATCGTTACAGCAAAGAGGCGGAGACTATAATCTCGTAATTTTTCCTCAATGAGAAAGATGTCAGCCAAGTGGATTCCAAACACCCCAATCAGCAGCCCATATACCAACCAATCAAACACATTCCTGTTGAAACAGTCAGCAGTAACAGCGAACAATACTGACAATACACAGTATTATATCTAAAACGCAAATACAGCCTCAGTCAGGTTGTTTGAATATTACTGGtttaagagaaaatattttgaaaattttaaaattgtgtgCACTGTTAGAatcaaaaaatttttaaaagcagatttGATCTGAAAGAAGATAAAAAGGGTTTTAGCAGTACTAAAAGAAATATATGGTCATTTACCAGAGATCTTGGAAGTAGCTGGgtttcattttctttaccaATTTAATTTGCTCCTCTAAGAAATgtctttccttttaaaaaaaaaagaaatattaaagttCTTCTGTATGAATTCAGTGCGACACATCAAATTCATTACCCTACAGAAATATCAATGTTAAATGTGGtaatattctttaaaatttaCGGCtatggtgttaaaaaaaaaaaaaaaaaaaaaaaaagcacaattctttaataaagccaaaagctgacatttttcttatgCAGACTACACTTGAAGAACAGCAGTGAGTGAAATGTGGTCCCTTCatctctgtctttgtcctttTTGTTGTTTGCTGTGTGCATTTTCCTGTCATTGTTATTCAGAAAACGTTGACTCAAGATAGCTTAAAATACATAGTACAGTATGGTAAAACCTAAATGATGGGCCTAGAGAGAAGAGCAGAAGTAAAGTGTGTTGGGCGTGTTAAGCTGCAGCATTTAAAAACTACCTCGGGCCACATCGGATGTGTGCAGCACAGGTCTTCGTGGATGCGATGTTCAAACCATAACTGCCACCTTCGCAGTTTCCTGTGGGAGAGCAGCAGCTCAGCCACCTCCCGATAAACCTCTACCACAGTGAGAATGAGGGCAAGCACCACGACCAGCACACGCCACCAGTCCTGTGAGAAAAGGAGAGAGACACAGGACAATAGAGCTGTTCATTAGTGCACTGAGCACACCGCAAGAGTCATTCTTCAAATGCTCCAGGTGTCAGTCCCCACAATGCAGGTTTCAGTGCCAAAGTGCTGAAAGATTCAGTCTCCAGATACTCAAAGCTTCAGTCTAAAACACTTAAAGTTATGGCCGTCATAAACTCAAGGTTTTAGTCAGTGACTTTTATCTCTGTGATCAATACCCCAACCCATTTCTTCTCTTCCACTCACATCAGGAAAGACGTAAGGATGCTCTTCGTCTCGGACCACTGACACAGAGATGGCCACTGTTGTCCAGGAAATGATGAAGAGGAAATTGAGGAGTAACAGAATCCAAGCACCAGTcctgccaaaaaataaaaccaaaccCATAATAATACAAGCAGATTAGCTATCATCCTATGAGACTcttacacagtactgtatattcctTCCAGCCAACTGGTCCTGATGCTCTCATAACCCTCTTTTAACACCAAGCAGAGGAGTCATTTGATAAAGGCAAAAAAGACAGAATAGTTCAGTCAAGCACTTATTCCTCAGCACTCCTTTTCAGGATGATTTATAGCAACAGATTCACTTGTACATGTAGGTAGAAAAAAGTAACTTGGATAGCAATTAAAGCTGCATGTCCAAGTTGCAGGTACACAGATGCTACTCCTGCACTGTACGTGAATGTTTATGtaccttataataataataataataataataataaaatttgtaggaaggtgatcaggattcatctatccagcattttatgcacctactcgagggacgaacatcagtgcataaagtggaaagaaacaaacttaagtttacttaaaaatcacatctctacaactatgtctctttctctgaatgtaatgtacaaattgtattttcgctgagatgtacgtcgctttggaaaaaagcgtctcctaaatgaataaatataaatgtaagtcctGGGAGGGTCCATCTTTTCCACAAATAAGTAAAAGCATGGATGGAGGGGGACAATGGTATATTTTGGtggttgcttaggagaaaagcttATGCTAAACACAACAATAAGAACATTAATTAATGTATCATCTCTATTACTAATAACAACAACATAATTTTTGCCATCATCATTGCATTAGCTCAGAAAGCATGAACTAACCAGTATCTTCTAGTGGTGCTACTAGGAGGAGGAGACCCACCTGCCATACAATTTCCACTTGACTGTAATGAGCTTGAGGACCACCGGGTGCATGATAAGTTCCAGCTTCTCTTGCTGCACAATGAACTCCAGCTGGCAATGAGATCAcgattacatatacatttatttatttagcagacagttttctccaaagcgacttccaatgaactctatgtagtgttgtcagcccactcaccttattcaccgtgatgacttacactgctagatacactacttatactgggtcacccatccatataTCAATGgaatacacactctctctgtcattcacacactatgggggaacctgaacagcatgtctttggagtgtgggaggaaaccagagcgcccaggggaaacccacacagacacgagaagaagatgaaaactctgcacagactgagtggggatcgaactcacgtcctctcgtaccacccaggcactgtgccaccacgccacccacATATCACATTTTGGCCACCCCATCAGCTGTTACTCAGTAACCATAACTACCTAGTCAGTAGGTTCCAGCCACCCAGTGCACAAAATCTTCTAGGCACCACTGTTGTCCCACTGAACAACAAGGCTACATTCATACTCATTCACAACCTGCCCTTTCAAAGGCTTACCGGAGACATGGGTTCATTCCTGGGTTTCtctgaaaaaaaccaaaaaactaaaatcaacATGACTAACACAAAGTGGTTACTTTCAGTGTAAGTGtcaaatctgaaatatttggcAGACTTTAGGCCTTAAAAGTGAGCGCGCAACTGACCAAGGTTCTGAACATACAAATCAAAATATATCACTTAAAATCTACAGGTTACATAGTATGTgactgctttggataaaagcctcTGCCAAGAAGCTGCATAATGCAAAATGGATcaggtttaattaaaaaagggcCAATTTTGGTCCTATAGCTTACTGGGCAAATGTTAATTCTTGCTTTTTGCTTCTtttgctgttttacatttatacttattcatttgatagatgcttttccccaacaCAACTTACAGGTTGAAGGCATTAAACTAGGCATAAATTGCATTAAAACTACAGGATGTAAGAAAGCAAACAGGTACAAGTACAAAAAAGATCAGTTAAGTGCAAACACACTCGAGTGTATCAAAGAACCTAAAAAGGAATAGTTTACCATCTACTACATTATCTACTTAAATCTTGAAAAAGTGAACCAAATTAACATAGCCATAGCCTAACCTGCAGTTATGCGCGcaccaaacacaaaaacaatacatgcTCATGTGGGTGCAGAACATCATGAATGCACTGCTAAAATGATCAGTTTTACAGATTATCAAGGATGAAAAGGATTCATGAAGATTTTCTCTTCTTCAAAATTCCTCTTGCAGAATCAAAGAGGCGGAAGGGGTTTAAAATTGTATGTAATACTGTACAATTGGAAGTAGCTGGTGTAGTAGTGTGTGATTCTGGTACTTTTTGATCCCGGTGCCTGTAGGCTTTGTTTGGAGggtggttctggctccaatagGTGGAGGTAGTAGAACTGCTGACGAGTCATCCGGTCCTTCACATGGAACTGGTTTAGTGCCAAGTGGGCCTTCAAACACATTGGTAAAGAAGAAATATCAAGAAAGAGGGGATGAAAGGAATGAAAAGAATAAACAGCTTTAGGTTTAGTTATCCTAGAAGAAGAACAACACATCAAGTACATATTGTATCTCATCAATTAGTGAAAGGCTGCACAACTTTTGCTGTATATAATGAGACTTCacaaaaaagcaagagaaaTCGAAATATGGTCTCGGTACGTCTGGCTTTTTGCCATACCACAGGAGTCATCCGGCCAATCATTGCAGTGATGCAAAGCTGCCCGTCAGAGTCTTGTACTCCAGCATCTGCCCCAAGCTCCATCAGGGTCTGAGCTGCCTCACTGCGGTCTATGGACACAAAGGATGCATTCGCAGTGTGGCCAGCATCTCAGTGCACATGGGACATGCTGCAGACATTCAGCATGGCACACAAAGATACTCTAAGTACTCACAAGTGTTTCATGCAAACGTGCTACACGTGTAAATACACCTAGATTAGCAGCCAGTTGCAGCGGCGTTCTCTGCTTGTAGTCGCGGGCGCTGATGTCTGCACCAGACTGCAGCAGGATTCTCACAGCACTCGCAGCATCGTTCTTCGCAGCAAAGTGCAGGGGAGTTTGCTGGTCCATGTGGGTTCGAGCCTCCATATCCGCTAAATAGGCCAGAGATTACAGAAGGCACAACTTTGTGACTTATAATCATGTGAACTTCACACTAATAAATGATTCCAAAACAAAcccaaataaaaatacatggcAACAAGCAAAACCTTCTTTATTTGGTAATTTCTTCAcatctaatttttgggggaaaaaaaaaaaaaaaatctcatggtTTACAATCTTTATGAGGAaagttttctcaaaaaaaaccTATAAGGCAagtgtgcgtgcacacacaaaATTGAACACATCTCTAACCTTTCCTCTCCAGTAAGAAGTGGATCATCTCCTTGTAATCAAGGGCAGCAGCTACATGAAGAGGCGTTACCCCATAGGTGTCAGGACACTGGATGTTCCCACCCCTCTCTAGGAAGAAGCGCATCACATCCACGTTCCAGGACCAAGAGATCTGTCCCATGGTGCAAAGAGTATGGTCAAAACTTAATGCCTGCTTTTGTTCCACATCTA harbors:
- the LOC114909054 gene encoding transient receptor potential channel pyrexia-like; protein product: MENKYQGLDQHDADVADGLCRDNPFNKKLLDHFRALAANNQDTDEVDLQFVNDVIMKGADVNTTDGYGQTCLHEISWSWNVDVMRFFLERGGNIQCPDTYGVTPLHVAAALDYKEMIHFLLERKADMEARTHMDQQTPLHFAAKNDAASAVRILLQSGADISARDYKQRTPLQLAANLDRSEAAQTLMELGADAGVQDSDGQLCITAMIGRMTPVAHLALNQFHVKDRMTRQQFYYLHLLEPEPPSKQSLQAPGQLEFIVQQEKLELIMHPVVLKLITVKWKLYGRTGAWILLLLNFLFIISWTTVAISVSVVRDEEHPYVFPDDWWRVLVVVLALILTVVEVYREVAELLLSHRKLRRWQLWFEHRIHEDLCCTHPMWPEERHFLEEQIKLVKKMKPSYFQDLWNVFDWLVYGLLIGVFGIHLADIFLIEEKLRDYSLRLFAVTIIFLWLRLMKHVRAFRVMGPFIVMLGKIVGDVLRFLFLYIEIFIPYACAFWIIFGGMEAVPSMQTVPQLLYSLYRITLVDEYEFDAMLSIDPIMAYLLCGTFLGLSAILCVNLLIALLSDTFQRVYENALANAVMQQASIILQVEESMPHLRRLCDNQYLHRHCAPLGEFYDEDFVTNPDQYAK